Proteins co-encoded in one Spirochaetota bacterium genomic window:
- a CDS encoding alpha-amylase family protein gives MSEWSKECYVRLLIDNHITENDPSFMTKFDPERYVAMVKRAGIEAAMVYATCHNGNCYYPSAAGHQHANLKGRDIFGETVTLLRKNGIVPIAYYTSIYHNHSAKNNPAWRITHPNGTQHGGRYWWSCPNNDAYTAFTIAQIVEVIAYDVDGIFNDMTFWPGICVCPSCRTKYRAESGREIPLTIDWRDPQWVSYQRFRERSMASFTQKLTASIKAKKDITVTHQTSTIMHGWMHGYTLGIADACDYTSGDFYGGKYQHVLGTKVLAAASKEQPYEFMTSRSVNLRDHTSIKSEAELTAEAATTLANAGAYFFIDAINPDGTLEDDVYHRLGAVSQKLTPFTTTVERHRPVQSAQIALYYSSAAYVDESANADIMTPSGNKPAVDELSGTSIVLTRAHIPFAAVTERGDLSAYKTIVMNNILYTSPEENERIRAFVKNGGTLIATGNTSLLKPDGTSTGDFGLADVFGVSSTGKKAKRFHYLSFLDKRWLVASHASAPLVTAKGARMLARINEPVFDPDAEAYASIHSNPPGADTENAGLTVNTFGKGKCIYLSSPVLSLMQDAQQVFGTWLFREYAPSTVITATNAPECVEITTLKSTTENAMLIGLVNYQKELPNVPVHDISLSLKLPAKPVSVTRISDGAEIKPGVGNELTVTIAKLETLEMIEIVF, from the coding sequence ATGAGCGAATGGTCGAAAGAGTGCTATGTGCGTCTGCTTATCGATAACCATATTACCGAAAATGACCCCTCGTTCATGACGAAATTCGACCCCGAGCGGTATGTGGCCATGGTCAAGCGTGCCGGCATCGAGGCGGCGATGGTATACGCGACATGCCACAACGGGAATTGCTACTATCCTTCGGCGGCGGGACATCAGCATGCCAATCTCAAGGGGCGCGATATTTTCGGCGAAACGGTAACGCTTCTCAGGAAGAACGGCATAGTGCCGATCGCCTATTATACGAGCATCTATCACAATCATTCCGCAAAGAACAATCCGGCATGGCGCATCACGCATCCGAACGGCACTCAGCACGGCGGCCGCTACTGGTGGAGCTGCCCCAATAATGATGCATACACCGCGTTCACGATCGCGCAGATAGTGGAAGTGATAGCATATGATGTCGACGGTATATTCAATGACATGACGTTCTGGCCGGGTATCTGCGTATGCCCGAGCTGCCGCACGAAGTACCGCGCCGAGAGTGGCCGCGAGATACCGCTTACGATAGATTGGCGCGACCCGCAATGGGTATCATATCAGCGTTTCCGCGAACGCTCGATGGCTTCGTTCACGCAGAAGCTCACCGCGTCGATAAAAGCGAAGAAGGATATCACCGTTACGCATCAGACGAGCACGATAATGCACGGCTGGATGCACGGCTATACGCTCGGCATTGCGGACGCCTGCGACTACACCTCGGGCGATTTTTACGGCGGGAAATATCAGCATGTGCTCGGAACGAAAGTGCTCGCCGCGGCGTCGAAAGAGCAGCCCTATGAGTTCATGACGAGCCGCTCGGTCAATCTCCGCGACCACACGTCGATAAAATCCGAAGCGGAGCTCACCGCCGAAGCGGCGACGACGCTCGCGAATGCCGGCGCCTATTTCTTCATCGATGCGATAAACCCCGACGGTACGCTTGAGGATGACGTGTACCATCGCCTCGGCGCCGTGTCGCAGAAGCTTACGCCCTTCACAACGACCGTTGAACGCCATCGCCCGGTGCAGAGCGCACAGATCGCGCTTTACTATTCATCAGCGGCGTATGTCGACGAAAGCGCGAATGCGGACATCATGACGCCGAGCGGCAATAAGCCCGCCGTCGATGAACTCTCCGGCACATCGATAGTGCTTACCCGTGCGCATATACCGTTCGCCGCGGTCACGGAGAGAGGAGATCTTTCTGCATATAAGACCATCGTCATGAATAATATACTCTACACCTCGCCGGAAGAGAATGAGAGGATACGTGCGTTCGTGAAGAACGGCGGTACGCTTATCGCTACCGGAAATACATCACTGCTCAAACCCGACGGTACATCGACGGGCGACTTCGGTCTCGCCGATGTGTTCGGGGTATCATCGACAGGAAAAAAAGCGAAGCGCTTCCACTACCTGTCATTCCTCGATAAGCGATGGCTCGTAGCATCGCATGCATCCGCTCCGCTTGTCACCGCAAAAGGCGCACGTATGCTCGCGCGCATCAATGAGCCGGTGTTCGACCCCGATGCGGAGGCGTATGCGTCGATACACAGCAATCCCCCGGGCGCGGATACGGAAAATGCAGGACTTACGGTGAATACGTTCGGCAAAGGAAAATGCATCTATCTTTCATCGCCGGTGCTTTCGCTCATGCAGGATGCGCAGCAGGTGTTCGGTACGTGGCTGTTCCGTGAATACGCGCCGTCAACCGTCATCACAGCGACGAATGCGCCGGAATGCGTGGAGATAACAACGCTTAAAAGCACGACTGAGAATGCGATGCTCATCGGGCTTGTGAACTATCAGAAGGAATTGCCGAATGTGCCGGTGCATGATATATCGTTATCGCTGAAACTTCCTGCAAAGCCGGTATCGGTCACGCGTATCTCCGATGGCGCAGAGATCAAGCCAGGCGTGGGGAATGAGTTGACAGTAACGATAGCGAAGCTTGAGACGTTGGAGATGATAGAGATCGTTTTCTAA
- a CDS encoding AraC family transcriptional regulator, whose amino-acid sequence MANILSIGRTKKVLTMYPVHTHAVWEIVLYIFGNGTAMSGKRSIPFSVGTIIVNPPHIAHSETAPDGYENMVLSVKRSPFSAVAATIVRDAEHAPVRTIMELMLREYMLARKSSAAACDELAGVLFGYLASLAMSERDATVERVENILIEHIQDASFRVEGALTGLPLSRFHFMKVFKKATGRSPRQYLIDLRMRAAMNLLKTTDMPVQEVARQSGFDDPFYFSRIFSRRTGVSPAAYKVRSAS is encoded by the coding sequence ATGGCGAATATCTTATCGATAGGGCGCACGAAGAAGGTGCTCACGATGTACCCCGTGCATACCCATGCCGTCTGGGAGATCGTTCTCTATATCTTCGGGAACGGTACCGCGATGAGCGGAAAAAGAAGCATACCCTTCTCCGTCGGCACCATCATCGTGAACCCGCCGCATATCGCTCATTCGGAAACAGCGCCCGATGGTTATGAGAACATGGTCCTCAGCGTAAAACGCTCGCCGTTCAGTGCCGTTGCGGCGACCATCGTTCGCGATGCGGAGCATGCCCCCGTACGGACCATCATGGAACTCATGCTCCGTGAATACATGCTCGCGCGGAAGTCATCGGCAGCGGCCTGCGACGAACTTGCCGGAGTGCTTTTCGGCTATCTGGCATCGCTTGCCATGAGCGAGCGCGACGCCACCGTGGAGCGTGTTGAGAACATCCTCATCGAGCACATACAGGATGCTTCGTTCCGCGTGGAAGGCGCGCTTACGGGCCTCCCGCTCAGCCGCTTCCATTTCATGAAGGTATTCAAGAAAGCGACCGGGCGATCGCCCCGGCAGTATCTCATCGATCTGCGTATGCGTGCGGCGATGAACCTTCTGAAAACCACCGATATGCCGGTGCAGGAAGTTGCCCGTCAGTCGGGGTTCGACGATCCGTTCTATTTCTCCCGGATATTCTCGCGCAGGACCGGAGTATCGCCGGCAGCGTATAAGGTGCGGAGCGCCTCATAG
- a CDS encoding beta-ketoacyl synthase N-terminal-like domain-containing protein yields the protein MFPITAYSVMTPLGDAAESVRRIRAVDTPDVFSLPEDRYRECMQALPYTVPSTLDRTALTALWLFHDICGRASLSRDEAAAVPIIVANSKGGVRTLVRGLNAQVPDARFMFDAPFYNVSSALAEFAGVRAPMLSVQSACATGMTALISGCRMFERGYEQVLVIGVESAAIDIIEYGFNAMGVITNERIRPFSSRRSGFSIAEGGAAVLISRKGHPLAQVDCWADIHDNTHPIRFDENGVMIGKALRMLDVKRADVDLISAHATATGNDIPEAKAIHDVFGDVPVTGLKPYLGHMLGASALAEIALTIELARGGYIAHLPFSDPIDEAVPANILVSPREAHIRRFIKLAYGFGGSITAASISVSW from the coding sequence ATGTTCCCCATAACCGCATACTCCGTCATGACACCGCTCGGCGATGCCGCAGAAAGTGTTCGCCGCATACGTGCCGTCGATACCCCGGATGTGTTCTCCCTGCCGGAAGATCGATATCGGGAGTGCATGCAAGCGCTCCCGTATACGGTGCCGAGCACGCTCGATCGCACGGCGCTGACCGCGCTTTGGCTTTTCCATGATATCTGCGGACGCGCATCGCTTTCGCGCGATGAAGCCGCTGCTGTTCCCATCATCGTCGCCAACAGCAAAGGCGGCGTTCGTACACTGGTTCGGGGGCTTAATGCACAAGTGCCTGACGCACGGTTCATGTTCGATGCGCCGTTCTATAATGTATCGTCGGCGCTCGCGGAATTCGCCGGGGTGCGCGCGCCGATGCTTTCCGTGCAGTCCGCCTGCGCCACCGGTATGACGGCGCTCATCTCCGGATGCCGTATGTTCGAACGGGGATATGAGCAGGTGCTGGTGATCGGTGTTGAAAGTGCCGCCATCGATATCATCGAGTATGGTTTCAACGCTATGGGCGTTATTACGAATGAGCGGATACGCCCGTTCTCGTCGCGGCGAAGCGGTTTTTCGATAGCGGAGGGCGGGGCTGCAGTTCTCATTTCCCGAAAAGGACATCCCCTCGCACAGGTCGACTGCTGGGCGGATATACACGACAATACGCATCCGATACGTTTCGATGAGAACGGTGTTATGATAGGAAAAGCGCTTCGAATGCTCGATGTGAAACGTGCGGACGTCGATCTCATCTCCGCGCATGCCACCGCCACCGGCAATGACATCCCCGAGGCGAAAGCGATACACGATGTGTTCGGCGATGTCCCGGTAACGGGGCTTAAGCCCTATCTTGGACATATGCTCGGTGCGAGCGCGCTTGCCGAGATAGCATTGACGATAGAACTTGCCCGGGGAGGATATATCGCGCATCTGCCGTTCAGCGACCCCATCGATGAAGCCGTTCCGGCGAATATACTTGTGTCGCCGCGTGAAGCCCATATCCGCCGTTTCATCAAGCTGGCATACGGTTTCGGCGGGAGCATAACAGCCGCGAGTATATCGGTTTCGTGGTAG
- a CDS encoding tRNA (cytidine(34)-2'-O)-methyltransferase — protein MEERIIHTAEGIKQAMQSAGMVIALYEPEIPANTGNIGRLCVGTGSELWLIGKCGFLIRDKELKRAGLDYWDKLSYRRFLLFEDFLEAANGRRVIAVSKFGKTSYCERTYAKGDILLFGNESQGLPDDVWGRYASESVSIPMTDDVRSINLSNSAAVVLYEALRTLYAAGDTPVLRENIREK, from the coding sequence ATGGAAGAAAGGATAATTCATACAGCAGAGGGCATCAAACAGGCGATGCAGAGCGCCGGCATGGTGATTGCGCTCTATGAACCGGAGATACCGGCGAACACCGGCAATATCGGCCGATTATGCGTCGGTACTGGGAGCGAGCTCTGGCTTATCGGCAAGTGCGGATTCCTCATCCGCGATAAGGAACTCAAACGCGCCGGCCTCGACTACTGGGACAAGCTATCATATAGAAGATTCCTGCTCTTTGAGGATTTTCTTGAGGCCGCGAATGGCAGGCGTGTCATCGCTGTCAGCAAATTCGGAAAGACCTCGTATTGCGAAAGGACCTATGCAAAGGGCGATATACTTCTCTTCGGGAACGAATCGCAGGGGCTCCCCGATGACGTCTGGGGCCGCTATGCATCGGAAAGCGTATCAATTCCCATGACCGATGATGTGCGCTCCATCAATCTCTCCAACAGCGCCGCGGTCGTGCTCTATGAGGCGCTCCGCACCTTATACGCTGCCGGCGATACTCCGGTCCTGCGCGAGAATATCCGGGAGAAATAG